The Jaculus jaculus isolate mJacJac1 chromosome 1, mJacJac1.mat.Y.cur, whole genome shotgun sequence nucleotide sequence AAATGACTGCAACATAGCAATAGACTTATCCTGCTACCCTGAACAACTATAAAGCTGGACAGAATGCAAAGAACTTGGGGAACTAGACAGCAGGCAAAACagacaaagtaaaagaaaacaaggtAAACCTCAGGTTCACTGTGCCTGTCACCTGGAGAACTTCCAGCCATAGTGCAACAAGTGCTGGTGGTGCTTAATTGAGAAGGCAAAATGGGGAGTTTAGTACTGAGACAGCTGGGATTTCTGATGCTGAGCTAGTGGAAGTGCATTCACTTGAGTATCACAAATTCTCATTCAGGAATTCTTACATCATTTTCATTtacaagtgaaaacaaatgcctCTCAGCAGAATGaacatacaatggaatattacaGTGATGAGCATGAATTATTAGTGACCAAGTGTACAAGGTAAAGTAAAAAAGGAAGTTCCTAAAAGGACTGCATTTAGCACTTTGTATAGATATTGAAAGTAACTGAAATAAGTAAGTTGCACATATGCAGTATATGCAATATAAGCTGAATAGTTTCTTTTGATTGACATATTTCCTATTGTGGTTAAGGACAAAACTCTTGTACTTAATATCTCCAGAATTCTGTGAAAGGGGCAATCATTCTCTCCTAAAGaatgtgtatatttaaaaaaaacatgataaATGTTTACTTCTGTCAAACTCAAATGTCAAGGATCTTGGCTCAAgctattatgtttttttctttcctctccccactctcccccaccccggggtagggtttcaccctagcccaggctgacctggaattcactatgtaatctcagggtggcctcgaactcacagtgacacttctacctctgcctcctcccaagtgctgggattaaaggtgtgtgccactgtgcctggcttcacACTATTTTTTATCATAGCATTTGTattaacacacacatatgtattctaACACAAACCCAGCTAATAATTTAGTTACTATCACTCATCACCAAGATGATCTAATTTTACTGAGGAAGCCAAGGAGCCTTTGTGGCTTGTCTATCACCAAACCATTAAGATATAGAGCTGTTTGCAAATTCTGATTACCAAGTCTAAGCTCCTCTTCTTGTTTTATTGCCTTTTGCATGTTTATATCTTAAACTGTTGAGGTTTTTCTCTTCATAAACCATCATCCTTTTGGGAGGGACATGGAACATGAGACTACCTAAATATGAGTGGATGAGAAGTGCTTTTATCCTTACCTGACTCACTTAGGACACTTGTCAAATCAACCGACATGTCTTGGTGGAGACTGAGTCAAACAAGTCAGTTCTAATGCTAGTCAACCAGCTTGAACTTTGATACTACTTGGTGCTTGTTATTCTTTCCAAAAAAATAATAGTTATGCTCCCATTTTAATATGAAAGTCTAATTGTGTTCCTAAGTCGCCACTCTATAAATATGGTAATATCAAGGATGAAACTTACGAAGAGATAAAGGCCCAGGAGCACAATGAAGGTCCATTGAAAATTCAGTGTATCTACGTTTATTACAGAGTAAGAAGAATACCACTTACAGAACTGGTGACTCTTGGCAGAATCTTACCCGTGACTGTTTCATTTGAATCTAAAAATTACCAAAATTTAAGTCacatagcattttaaaaaaaaattagcctaaGATTTTTGGGGTTGGTTAGGAAGATACTCAgccaataaagtgcttgctgcataagcacaagaatctgagttccatccccagtacccatataaatgtcAGACCTGATGTTACATGTCAATACAAGCCCAGGGAAGATGGGCAGATCCCTGAGATTCACTGATCACCCATCTAGTATGCTTGCCAAGCTCCAGGCTGAGTGACCTTGCCCCCacaaaaaaggtggacagcactCCTGAAGACTTAAGATATGTACACACATAACCACACAaaccccaaaagaaagaaaaaaggtaaacAGGGCCAAGTATAATGTTGCTCACCTTTTCCTCACAGCAACTGGGGAgccagaagtgggaggatcactgtgaattcaaggccaccctgagactacatagtgaattccaagtcagcctggaatagagtaagaccctatcttgaaaaaaataataaagataactgGTCCTACTCAGAAATTTTGGGAGATCTAGAACTCCTCTATCCAAGGATTCTGTCTGCCTTTCCAGCACCAGAATTACAAGCATACCTAAAGCACACCTAGCTTTCATATGGAAGCTGAGTATCTGAACTCAAGCCTTCAGCACAACACACtttggctgagccatttccccagcctaaaagtatttttcaaaatttaaatttttaattctcTAGTCACCTAGAGCTCACTAACTTCTCTGAAGGACTAAGCTTAGCATAACCCACCTTAAATCTTAGGAAACAGctcttggttttaaaaaaatcagaaaaattaatAAGACTGTCATGAGATTAAAGCCACCCTGTACTATGTACATCAGCCTTGGCtaatgacaccctgcctcaaaaaagaaaaaataaataaaaggacagaaagcaaaaatagatttaaaaaaaaattgctaacaAGGAACCTGAAATGCTTGCCTCGTGGATCTAATTAGACCTAAAAATTACTTGAAAACTTTgtattccaattttattgattatAAAACCATCTCAATACATTACACACTGtaattttaaagtacattttcatTTAGTCACTTAAAAAAAGTAACCCagtattaaaagaaataaaccaaTGTTCTAATTACTAACATTTGATAGAGCTAGGTACATGACTATCAACCCAAAGGTCTTAGCATACTAACCACCTAGCTCCtgaaaatacttaattttatgaTGAAAGTCCCAAATTTAAATGTGTAATTAGAATATATAATTAGCACAACCATACAATTATTTGAAGTTCTTATATATGTGCTGTGGTCATTGGACCAATACTGCACTAATACTTAACAAAAGTAAAGTAACTCCTTGCTAAATATGACAGGGCCAAGATTTGGGGATTCTAACTAGTTCAGCCCAACAGAAAACTTATGCTCCAGCCTTTTCGGTCACAAATCTCCACCCCGCCCCCACccgcaaaagcaaaacaagagtTGACAAGCTAGCTAATAAACATATCAAACACAACATTGTGTTAAAAGTGTCATAGCCCCATTCATGTCTTTAGAAATGAAACtgattttaaaacattaagacaaacaatacaaataatatacataattttattacaattaaaaaaaaattcaacatcctaGAAATCCCAAAACTTACTACTCATATGAATTCCTATCAACTTTTCTATTCTAcaatacacaaaaaattaaagaaaccatTAAATATTTAGGAACATTCAACATCAAAAGCTTAAAAAAACCTAACTGTAAGTAGCTTGTCAAAAAGCTACAACTTGCATTCTTACAAAAAGTATTTTCTCTACAAAGAATCTCATCAGCTATACAAAACTCTGTACAGTTTTTATTCTGAAGCTAACATTGAGCTGCCTTGAATTTCACATTCTTAGCAAAACAGTTGcctgagcacacacacactccacacacattATAGGACAGCCATTTATTCTTCatcttcatcctcttcctcctcatcttcatcctcttcctcctcctcctcttcctcatcttccgGTTCATTCTTCTTCTTCGAGCCAGTTGGCCGACCAGGGCCCTTCTTTCCTGCCTCACTCTTGCCCTTGGCACGGTATGCCGCAATATCCTGAAATATTGTCAAAATAACATCAGCGTCCGGTGTCATTACTTAAGTGTAAAAAGCCACTTTAATTGTCAACAAcctaaatacaattaaaaaaaaaacaaaaaactaaaagctGTCCAAACGGTATTTTCTGTATACCTCCTCAGATTTGGGCACATTTGTTCCCTAAGGCTTTTACAAAGCTGATGTAAAATAGATCAGTGTCAGTACTTTTACTAACAGTATCCAGTCAACTCACACTTAGCCTTCCTCTAATTTAACAGATTAGGCACATCTATAAAATGTATTTCAGCCTACCTACTTTTAAGACAGATGTATACTGCAAATAGCAAGGGCTATTTACCAGGGCAACAAACACTGGCTTCCATTAGAGCTACTTTAATATATAAGGTTCACTTGACCATTCTATAACTGACAATCACTAATAAAAGATACCTAAATGCCTCAACTTCCTACTATACCTTACAGTTTAGACAAAAACCTCCATAATTTTAGCCTCAGCTTGTAAAAAGGTGAAAATATACCTTTTCATACTTCTCCTTTAGCTTAGCTGCTTTCTGCTCATAGGGTTGCTTATCTTTGGCTGACTGTTCAGACCACATCTCACCCAACTTTTTTGCAGTATCCCCAATGGACAGGCCTGGATGTTCACTTTTGATCTTTGGACGATGTTCAGAGCAAAACAGGAAGAAAGCAGATCtgaaaagaagcaagagagtTAGTAAGGATAAATGAAAATCCCAAGAGGCAACTCGGTTTGAAAAGAAACTTACGGTGGTCTTTTGGGAGCATTGggatcctttttctttcctttcttatccCCTTTGGGAGGAACGTAGTTTTTCATCTCCCTGTCATAGCGAGCTTTATCGCTTTTGGCCATGTCCTCAAACTTAGACTTCTCCTTTGCAGACATGGTCTATGggcaaaaaaagaagtcaaaacaTAGTAAAGCGACAAATTCTAAGCCATTTTCAAATTTTTCCTTAGTTAACAGCATTGTCTTgggggcttttttttcttttgccaattTCTAAAATCTTAAAAGCAGTTTGCCTAAAATGCTGTAATAATTGGGTTAAGTTCTGAGGGTGGGGAAAGTCGAGGTTTACAAGTTACTTTGCTTGGAGGCCCAgttacaaaaaaatacaaaaagtgaaAATCAAGTCTTCCAAGGCCACACCCGGAAGCTCAGCTCTCACCTTCCATCTCTCGGAGCACTTCTTGGAGAACTCGGCGAAGTTGACCGAGGAGTCGGGGTGCTTCTTCTTGTGCTCCTCCCGGCAGGTCTGCACGAAGAAGGCGTACGAGGACATCTTGCCCCGCGGCTTGTTGGGGTCTCCTTTGCCCATGGCGGTACAACGGCGTCCACCTGGCCGGGAAGAAGGCGGCGGGCGGCCGGGCAGGTCGGCACGGGCCCCGCGGCGGGCGGAGGAGAGGCGAGCCAGGGCCGGGCCCGGCCGGGACGGGCCTGGCGGCTTCCCGCCCAAACGGCGCCCGCCCCTCGGCGCAGCGCGTCCGCCGGCCCCGGCCCGCTCCCGCCCTCCATCCGCCGAGCCTCCCCGGGGCCGCCGAGGGAGAAGCCGCCCGCGCGCCCCGCACCCGCCGCCGCCCCCAGGGTCCCGCGCCTGACAGGAAATGTCCCGCGCGACTTCTCCGGCGCTCGCACTGCGGCCCGCTGCTGGGGTCGCCCCGCCGGCCGGCCGACCGCCACCCCCGCCCGCACCCCAGTTCTCCCGCCTGGTGGAACCCCGGCAACCTCTCCGCCCCGAAACCCGACTGACGTCCGGCCCTAACCGGCTAGAGCAGACCCTGCGACCCGGGCTAGCTCTGACAGGGTTCTTACCAGGCGCGAGCTTCGTTCCCTCAGAGCCCAAATCGAGCAACTTCCTCCTTCAAGCTCCGGCGTGAACTGGTTTATCACTCACGCAATCCTCAGCCTCTTGTTTTGCAGACTTCTCCGCGCCACGGCAACTTGACGAGCCCAGACACAGGCCACGCCCTCCGGTCGATGATTGGTCCTGACGATTATTCAAACCTAGAGAGACCCCGCCCTCTCATGGAGACGGCTTTCGATTGGGCAATATCTCTCCAAGTCCAGCCCTCTAGCCCGAGCCTAGCATGTTCGGTGGGTCTCTCAGGTCGTTAACTCCCAGACCCGTTGGAACCGGTCTAGAGAGGAATGTACTGCTCGATCCTGATTGGCGGCACGAAAAAGGGTTTGAAAAATGGCGGGCCTAACGCTGATTCGCTAGGATTGTAAGAGGAGGGCGTGGCTTGGCCGAAACGTAAATATCCGCCAGATTTAAAAATAGGAAGTCTGAAGTCTAGGCCTCGTTCTTGAGGCGTCTCTGCTAGCGTGACAGGAAAACTCGTCCTTTCTCTCAGCCACCACTCCCGTGCGCCGCCGCGCCCTGCCTCACGCGCTTGTGGAAGCTGAAGTCGCCCTGGGAAGAGCCAGCCGGCCGGCCGAGTGCGCAGCCGCTTCGGTCGTCGCGGCAGCTGAGGGGAAAGCCCAGCCGGACCCGCGGGAGTCCCGCCGCCGGTCATAGGCTGTTGCACCACGGAGTCCCATGTCCCCCGCCCAGGAAGTCCTCTCATCCTCCCGCCTCCCTCGTGTCCCTCTTTGTCTTGGGTGTCAAGCTCCGCGGGGTAAATAAGAGTgccgggggcggggccggcgGCTGGCCTCGCTTCCCCGCGGGGTCCCCAGGGTGACATGCGCGAGCCTGCGCCCAGCCCCGGCCAGTGTGGGAGCCGGGACGTGAGCGCTGGGGCACCGTGGTGAACCCCGTGGAGCCGTGGCTGCCTACCCCTCTCCCCGTCGCCGTGCACATATCCCACCTCCTAGGCGGCCACCCTACCGCACCTCTTCGGGCCACAAgcgacttttttatttttgtttgtttttcgaggcagggtctctaatccaggctgacctgctacGTGGGCCTCCAGAGTGCCGGATTAGGCGTACGCCATCCCGCCCGGCTCCGCCAGCGGTTTAGTTCAGTAACCCAAATGTGTGCTTACCGCTGGTTTTTGGATGGTCCGCCTTCCTTTTTGCCTATTAACCCGTTAGTTACCCTGGTGGTTTCCAccaattttaaatacttttccccctcccccagtaaTTGTGCTTCCATTTGTTCAactgttctgtttgttttgtacATGCTAATTATTCTCAGTAGCATTTCAGAATCAGCAGTTCTCTACCTTGATGCATTAATTTAAACCTaaatttgggctgggaagatggattagCCGCTAAagcgcttgcgtgcaaagcctacgctcccaggctggattccccagcacccacgtaaagacagatgcacaaagtagctcatgcagctGTTTGCATAGTCAAGAGGCACCGGTGTGCCCATCAagctcattctcatattcattctctcctcccctcctttcctctggAGGCCTGGCTTATTTGAAAACCAACTACAAGTTCAGAACAACAGGAGCTTTATTAGGCATGAGTGAGGATGGACTGGTAACTTAGAAAGAAATTTAGCCTATCCTACAAGCAGAGAAGCCACTGGCAAACATCCCGGACAGTGAAATAATTAGATTTCCGTGCTGGCAGTGTCTGAAGCATGATATGAATGAGGTCAAATGCATAAATTAGGAATTGATTCACTAAGTTCATTCTTTTCTATGACCccaaagagtaaaaaaaaaaagtgagtcatTTACATGCACGATTTCTCACTACAAgttaacaaacttttaaaaaattttagttgCATGTGCGgggggtgtgtgcacatgctctggagtctctagccactgcaggtggaGGATAAgcactttttgcatcaggctttatgtgagtggctagggaatgaaacctgggctggctgactttgcaagcaagagactttaaccactgaacaatctctccagcccaagaatcatgATTCTTAGACCACTGTATTCTAGCACTTGCACTAGGAATTGATTGAACTTGGGGTGCTGATTTTCAGGAAGGTTTTAAAATCTCTTTCCAATTGTTAATGCCTAGGAAAGGCAAAAGAacataaagcaaacaaaatagaTGCTAACTAGCCTCACATAAATGTTAGGAACTGACTGCATCTCCTTTTCAAACTTCATATGTTGAAATCCCTACTACTCCGGAAGAAGGTCATTGCAGATTAGTAAAGTACCCTAGTCCTATGTGATCAGTGTCCTTATAAACACAAGGGATTTGGACACATAGATGGAAGAGAGCAgaggaaaggaaaacatttctaaaCCTAATCTTTTTACTTTTGCTTCCAAAGCTTCATTCATGCTATATGTCCTGATCTAGAAGTAAACCTGAGAAGTATAGAAgagtaataaataaaacaagccaggccaaatgtaccaactggcacaatggtggcatatctgttataaGGGATACCAACTGCTTTCTGAGTGGACTTGAGGCCTGcatcatgggagggaattcctgcttcgtaatgaaaacctaatgaaaagcctatgactggggaagtcataagccctaaggggtAAACTGCCATTATCTGGCTCCTAATTCCCAGGCCCAGATTTGGGTTGCCCTCCACAGTGAACTGGAACAAAATGGTTGCCAGCAGCATGAATAAGGGGGGGACCctacagactatgaaatcaactagCTAGATAAGAATCacacatttgtgcaatagtggcacacaacatttgcaggtaaccaactgttgaCTGATTGggcatgaggcctgctcagtgggacagaactcaGATCTGGAAAATAGCATGttatttctaataataataataataatagtaacaaggCTTGAAAGCCATGTTTTctcaaaaacattattttcatctattttaaaACCAACTCACTATCTCTATTAAAGCCATGGACCTTTCTCAAAGAGGAAAATAATTATGCTCTTCACTGAAGAAAAATGCATTAAAGAGGGCTTATGACACAAAAATCacaagatttctggtttgtttgtttgtttgtttgtttttgcttctgaGAAACTAACAAATTTGAATGATAATCTCAGGTTCTAGTCTATAATTCTGATCATATTGTAGGGAAATTAATACAGCACTTTATACAACTGTGATACAGTCAGATGGTTATTGTTAAACTTTAACAGGTTAAATACTTATGTCCTAGGAAATTGTTTGCCTGTAATACTACTACCCAGCAGTTACAGGTCCaattaaatactgtttaatgAAGTAAGTGTTGATAGTTACCTGAACATAATATGTGGACCAAACATTATAttgcccattatttctttctattagtcttcattaaaataatttttgagggctggagagatggcttagcggttaagcgattgcctgtgaagcctaaggaccccggttcgaggctcggttccccaggtcccacgttagccagatgcacaagggggcgcacacgtctggagttcgtttgcagaggctggaagccctggcgcgcccattctctctctctccctctatctgtctttctctctgtgtctgtcgctctcaaataaataaataaataaaaatttaataaaataaaataaaataatttttgaaaaccaggcttggtggcacattcctttaatctcagcacttagttaggaggatcactgaatcagtgtgagtttgaggccaccctgaggctacatagtgaattccaggtcatcctgcgcTAGAGTAAAACTTTACCTTGAGAAGCCaaaatactactactaataataatttttgagATAAATTTTTATATAGCCAGTGCTggatttgaacttgctatgtatcaGAGGTTGTTtgtgaactcttgatcctcctgctcccACCTCTCAAGTgacaggattataggcatgcactactatgcctgaTTTATGCAGTGCTGGTTATTGAATGAGACCAAACAACAGAACTCCTAAGTATCTATCTCCCTATCTATAAAATATATGTGATAGATGCAGGTGAAAAAATTTTATACCCCTGCACATAGGATACCAGAACTTAATGTATGATGAG carries:
- the Hmgb2 gene encoding high mobility group protein B2, coding for MGKGDPNKPRGKMSSYAFFVQTCREEHKKKHPDSSVNFAEFSKKCSERWKTMSAKEKSKFEDMAKSDKARYDREMKNYVPPKGDKKGKKKDPNAPKRPPSAFFLFCSEHRPKIKSEHPGLSIGDTAKKLGEMWSEQSAKDKQPYEQKAAKLKEKYEKDIAAYRAKGKSEAGKKGPGRPTGSKKKNEPEDEEEEEEEEDEDEEEEDEDEE